CGGGTCACGCTGGACAACGAGACCCACTCCCTCCCGGCGCCTTTCCTGGTCCTGGCCACCGAGAACCCCGTGGAGTACCACGGCACCTTTCCCCTCCCGGAGTCCCAGATGGACCGGTTCTTCATGCGGATCCGGATCGGGTACCCCGGCGTGGAGGACGAAAAGCGCATCCTGACGGACTTGCGGGGCCAGGACGCCCTGAACGGCCTGGAGCCCGTGATGAAGGCCCAGGAGGTGATCGCCCTCTCCGAGGCGATCGAGCGGACCGCCATGGACGAGAGCATCCTGGATTACATCCTGGCCATCGTCACGGAGACCCGGAAACGGGAACCGTTCCACGTGGGGATCAGCCCCCGCGGGTCCCAGGCCCTGCACCGGGCGGCCAAGGCCCACGCCCTGCTGGAGGGGAGGACCTTCTGCATCCCGGACGACGTCAAGTCCATGGCGGTGCCCGTCCTGTCCCACCGCGTCATCCTCAAGCGGAGGTTCTCCCGCATCTACAACATGCGCGAGGAGGCCGAGACCGCCATCCTGGAACTGCTCGAGAGCCTCCCCGTCCCGGTCTGAGCAGGGCCGCGCTCTCCCCGGAAACAGACGCGGGAGGCGTGACCTTCCGGGAGCGGAAAAAGCCGAAGGATTTACCGCCGGCTCACGCGCGCGGCGCCGGCGGTTCCCGGGGCGCACGGACCGCGTGCCCCGCCGCCTCCCCGCGAAAGCTTCGTGACACCCCCTCCGTTTGATCGTCCATGCAACCCTGAATTGTGGTATGATTTATCCGGTTGTTTCCAAACGTCCGCGTTCACGGGTACCCCTCATGAAGAAACTGACACCGGTACGGATCGTCGCCTTTCAGGCCCTGGTCCTGGTCGCGCTCCTGGCCCTGGCCCAGGCGATCCTGAGGGCCCTCGGCCAGAGCCCCGACCTCGGGGGCCTGCCCGGCCTTGTTGCCGTTGCCCTGCCGATCGGGCTATCGGCCGGTTTTCTCCACGTCCTGATCGCGTGGCAGAACGCCGATCTGCACCGCACCCAGCTGCGGCTCCGGGAATCGCTCGAACTCTTCGACCTGACCCTCGGCGCCCTGGAGGAGGCGGTGCTGTTGCTCGACCCCGAGACCGGGGTGATCGTCCAGAGCAACGACGCGGTCCGGAAGATCTTCGGGTACGAGGAAACCGAGATTCACGGGCAGGACACGCGGAGGCTCCACACGGGCGACGACGCGTTCACCCGCTTCGAGGAGGAGATGAAGCGGACCACGGGGACCATGGGTTTCCTGCGGACCGAGTGCGAGATGAAACGCAAGAACGGCGAGTGTTTCCCCGCGGAACTCTTCATTCGCCCCAACCGGAAGCGCGGCGGACCGTTCCGGGTCATCTGCGTGATCCGGGACCTCACCGAGAAGAAGCGCATGGAAGCCGAGGCCGCGCGGGTGCAGCGACTGGAGTCCCTGGCGTTGATGGCCGGCGGGATCGCTCATGATTTCAACAACATGATCACTGCCATCCTCGGGAACCTCGACCTGGCCCGCATGCCCCTGCCCCCGGGCGGCGAGACCCACGCCCGGCTCACCGAAGCCGAGGCCGCCACGCTCAACGCGAAGGAACTGGCCCGCCAGCTGCTCACCTTCGCCAAGGGGGGAGACCCGGTCCGGAAGGTGACCCAGCTGGAACCGGTGATCCGTCAACTGGTCGGCCTGTCGGTCCGGGGATCGAACGTGAAGGCCGCCGTGTCCATCGCCCCGGGTTTGTGGCCCGTCGAGGCCGACGAGGGGCAGATCGGCCAGGTGATCGCCAACCTGGTGGTCAACGCGGTCCAGGCCATGCCCGAAGGCGGGGAGATCCGGGTCCGTGCGGAGAACTTCGTCGTGGAGTCCTCCCGGGTCCTTCCGCTGCGAGAGGGGCGGTACCTGAAGATCACCTTCCGCGACGAGGGCGTCGGGATCGCCCGGGAGCACCTGCCGCGGATCTTCGACCCGTACTTCACCACGAAACCCGACGGGAGCGGGCTCGGGCTCGCCACCTGCTACACCATCATCCTCAAGCACGACGGGTTCATCGACGTGGAGTCCTGGGTGGGGACCGGCTCCCTGTTCACCGTCTACCTCCCGGCCACCGGGGGCGTGGCCCGTCGCAGCCGGGAGGCGCGGGCCGTCCCGATTCGCGGGGCCGGCCGCGTCCTCGTCATGGACGACGAGATGGTGGTTCGCAGCGTCGTCGGCGAACTGGCCCGGACGCTCGGCTACCGTGTCGTCTGCGCCTCCGGCGGCGAGCAGGCCGTGGAACTCTTCCAGCGCTGGGCGGACGAGGGCGAGCCCTTCGACGCGGTGATCCTCGACCTGACCGTGCCGGGCGGCATGGGGGCCCGGGAGGCGGTCCGGAAGATCCTCGCGATCGACGGGGAAGCCCGGGTCATCGTCTCGAGCGGGTATTCCGACAACCCCGTCCTGCGGGACTTCAAGGCCCACGGTTTCTGCGATTCCATCACCAAACCCTACACCAGTCTCGAGTTGAGCCGGGTCCTGAACCGGGTGACGGGAAGCGGGGACGTCCCGGAAGACGGGGAACGGGACCCCGGTTCCGGGCCGGCCGGGGAGCAGGGCGACCCATGAAAGGCCGTGAGGACTACCGGCTGGCCCACCTGCGGGACCTGCTGGGCGGGCAGTACCGGTTCGAGGGAGTCCTCGGCGAGGGCGGTTCCGCCGTCGTCTACCGGGTCACCAACCTCCGCCTCGGCCGCTTCGAGGCGCTGAAGGTCCTCACCACGGGCCGCCCGGACGACCCGGGGTTCGGGGTGCGCTTCACCAACGAGGCGAAGCTGGCCGCCACCCTGGACCACCCCAACATCGTCAAGGTCTACGACTTCGGCATCGACGAGGGGATCTTCTGGTACACCATGCAGTACGTCGACGGGCCCACGCTGGACCGGGTCTACCGGTCCACCGGCCCCCTGATCGAGCGGGCGATCGCCCAGATCGCCGTGCCGCTCCTCGACGCCCTCGACTACATCCACCGGAACCGGATCGTGCACCGGGACATCAAGCCGGCCAACATCATCATCGACGAGGCCTGCCGCCCCTACCTGATGGACTTCGGGATCGCCCGTTCCGCGGACGCCATGAAGCTGACCCAGACGGGGATCCTCGTGGGGACCCCGGTCTACCTGTCCCCCGAGGTGGTGTCGGGCCTCGAGCCCGACGGCCAGTCGGACATCTACTCGCTCGGGGTGACCTTCTACGAGCTGCTGACCGGGGAGTTTCCCTTCCCGGCCGCCTCGACGGTCCAGGCGATCTTCTCCCGGATGCACGGCGACCCCGTGCCCCTGTCCGAACGGCGGCCGGAGATGGACCCCCGGCACGAGGCCATCATCATGCGCTCCCTGGAACGGGAGCGGGGAGACCGTTACCCGAACGCCGGGCGGATGCGGGACGATTACCTCGCCCTTCTCCGCGCGGTGGGGGAACCGCCGGGGCCTGCCCTGGAAGCCTCCTTCGGGACGAAACTGTGGCTGGGAAACGAGATCGTCCCGACGGAAGGCGCGCTCTACGACCCCACCCTGCGGGCCCGCATCGCCCCGGTACGCCGGTGGCGCAAACCGCCGGGGAAGCGCCTGCTGACCTGGGCCGTCGGCCTGACGGGCCTGGTGGCGGTGGCGATCGTCCTGCTGTGGGCCGCCTGGGACCGCTCGCCCTCGGGTCCGGCGGGCGGTGAGGCCCCTTCGGCGCCCGGGGCCGCGGGGAAATCCCCTTCCGTTTCCGGGACGCCGTCGGCTTCCGTGGTCATCCCCGCCGCCGACGGCCGCAACGCGTCCCGGCCCGCCGCGGAGGCCGGTGCAACAAGCCCGGCCCCGGCTCGGAAACCGGCGGCGAGCGGGCCGCCCGCGTCGGGGGATGCCCGGCGGGCCGGTCCTCTCCCCGGGGCTTCCGCACCGGAGCCCCTCGTCCGCCGGCCCGTCCGACCGCCGCAACTGCTGGACCGTGCCACGATCCGGCTGCCCGAGGGTATCCCGGAGGGTTGCCGGGGCCGGACCGTCAGCGTGTCCGTCATTGTCGGGGAGGACGGCCGGGTGAAGACGTCCCGGGTGCTGTCGGCGGTTGCCCCGGAGTGTGGCCGGGCCGCCCTCCAGGCCGTCGCGCGATACGTCTTCAAACCGGCGGTGGACGCCCGGGGCCAACCGGTCGAGGCCGCCACCGCCGTCTCCGTGGAACTGTTCTGAAAGGGAGGACCTCATGAGGCAGATCGTCTGGCCCGCGCTCGTGACCCTGACCCTGGCGGCCGCCCTGTCCGGCTGCTCGCCCGCGAAGAAGCCGGTGGAGGCGAAGCCCGCCCCGCAGGCGCCCCAGCCGCCGCCGCCCCCGCTGCAGCCGGTGGAGCCCGGCATCGAGGCGGAGGTGGTCTCGCTCCCGGAGAAGGCCGTGGTGATCTACCGGGAAAGGGAGTTCGGGGAAACCCCGGTGAACCTCCACCTGACCGACCTCGGGGACCTTTCCCGGGTGGTTGCCCGAAGAGACGGCAAGGACTACGTGGAGAAGCGGGTGCGGATCCTGTCCCCGGAACGCGTGCAGATCACCTTCCGTTTCGGCGAGCCCACCGGCAGCCTCAAGGCCCTGGGCTTTGCGAAGGCGGTGGTCTTCGACTACTCCGACCGGGCGGTCTTCGACGTGGACAAGGCGGACCTCAAGCCGGAGGTCCTCCCGGTCCTCGAACTGCAGGCGGCATTCCTGGTGCAACATTTCGGGGACGTCCCGGTCTACGTCTGCGGGCACACCGACAACACCGGGGGGAAGGCCCACAACCTCGCCCTGTCCCTCGACCGGGCCCAAGCCGTGGCCGCCTGTCTCGAACGGCACCAGGTGCCCAAAGACCGGATGCGCGTCCAGGGATACGGGCCCGACTACCCCCTGGACAGCAACGACACCCCCGAGGGTCGCGCCCTCAACCGGCGAACCGAGCTGGTCCTGCCGGAGTAAACCCGTCGCCGGCGGGGGGCGGCCGGCCAGGGCGAGGGAAAACCCCGGCGGGCGACGCGTGCAACGGCCCGCGTCCCCGGGGGATGAACGAGGCATCGCCGACCGTGGCGTCGCCTGGCCGGGCGGCGAGACGAACAAAGGTATTCAACCCTTTTCCTGTTCGTTTTCCGACTGTTGCGGGGATGTCAAATTTGAGCGGAGGAGGTGTGCATGGCTTTCGCGAAATTCCGGAAATTCAAGGCCGCGGTGAAAAAGAGCCTCCCGGTTTTCGGCAAAGGGGAAAGGATTCTCCCCGAGCAACTCGACCGGTTCACGGAACAACTCATGGCCGACCGGTCCTTCGACAGCGACGGCAAGGTTTACTGCCGGGACGGTTTCGCCTGCGTCAACCGGATCGGGCGGGGCCTCTACCAGGCCGTGGCCGTCCAGATCAACTCGTTCGGCAAGGGGGTGTTCTCCGATTCCATCACCCGCTTTGTGACCCCCATCCTGATGACGGTGCGCTTCCACAACCGGTTCTCGCTGCTGCGCGGGGATTTCCCGGACTGCGTCCTGTCCGTCGAGGAGTATTACCTCGGACGGCACTACTGCGGCAGCAAGGGCCCCCTGTGCAACCGGGATCACTTCCAGGACTACGCCCAGGAGTTGTTCAGGGTCCCCGACAACGCGCCCATGGCCATCCAGCAGCTCGTCTACCAGTTGATGAATGCCAACTACCTCTGCCATCACATCGCCGAGACCACCGCCTACGCCTTCGGCGCCTTCCACAACCACGCGCTCCACAAGGACCGGATGTGCTTCATGTCCTCCGGGTCCTCCTACGATGAAGCCCGGAGGCAGCTCCGGATCGACATCGTCTCGGACTTCTCCGGGCGGAAGGTCACCAGCCGCTTCACCGTCCCCCAGTACGGGAAAATCACCGAGGGGGAAACCGAGTTCGCCGAACCCTACGACGTCCTCGAGTGGGAGGTCGGCATCGAGGGCCAAAAGGAGCGCTTCCTGCTGCCGTCGGGGTACCAGAAGGCCCAGCTCCGGAAGTTCCAGGGGTGCAACGTGGTCACCAGCCAGCACATGATCGAGTACATCCTCCAGGACTTCTTCAAGCTGATCAACATCTTCGTCACGGCCGGCACCTACCAGACGCTGGAGTACATCTCCCGGGCCATGGTGGCCCGCCGGGAAAAACACATCGACGCCTTCTCCGCCTACATGAAGACGGCCACGTTCTGCCAGGGGTACTACCCCGACCGCGACCTCGACGGGGTGATCAACCGGAAGACCGACCAGTTCCCGGAGTTCAAGAAGGAGTTCTTCTACTCCATGTTCTTCCGCCCGCCGGTGCTGAAGTAGCCTGCGCGCGTGCGGCCGGGGAATCGTCCTGGGGAGTGCGGCGCGAAGGCTGCCGGAGCGCCGCTTTGAAACAGACCCGAAAAGCAAGGCGCGCAGGCTGCCGGAGCGCCGTCTTCAGGGAGCGGCTGCGGACTTGGCGGGCCGCGCCGCTCCGGCAGCCTGCGCGCCGCACTCCGCAAGGCGACCCGCGCGCTGCCGGCGATCGAGGGGGAGGTGAGGGTGTATTGGCGGCTCCCTCAGCAAAAGCACCTTGGAAATCCCGCTTTGGTTTGAGGGTAGCTGGCCCCTTCCGCTTCATCGTTTCCCGCTCGCCTATTGCCCGGCTTTCCCCGACGCCGGGGCCCTGGGCAGACGAAGGGTCTCCAGTTCCGCCCTTGATCCCATCAGGATGACGGGGCAGGCGGCCTGGTCGAGCCAGGCCAGGAGGGCGGCGACCTCGGCGGGGAGCATCGCCACGCAGCCGGCGGTGCCGACGCGGTCGGTGCGCCGGATGTGGAGGAAGATGGCGCTCCCCTTGCCGGGGACGATCGGGTCCTCGTTGTAGCGGATGACCAGCCCCAGGCGGTAGAGGTCGTCGGCGCGGCGCATCTTCTCGTGCGACACGCCCGCGGGGGGCGGTTTGCTCACCCACCGGTTGTAGTCCGGGGAGCGGGGGTCGTCCACCCAGCAGTCCCTGGCCGTGGCCGGACGGTAGTCGAGTTTCGTGACGGCGGAGGGTGCGTAGCCGAAGGCCGTCCCCAGCGGGAAGAGCCCGGAGGGGGTCTTCCGGTCCCCCGCCACCTTCTTCCCGAAGGGGGCGAAGCCGCGCTTGCCGACGTGGACGTCCAGGGGCCCCGTCACGATCTTCCAGGGTTGGCCCGGGGCCGGCCGCTCGAAGGTGAAGAAGCGCGCCCAGGGGCACTCGGGCTGCAGGTTCACCGCCAGGAGGAGCTGCCGGGATTCCGCGAGCGGCGGGCACCCCGGGTTGTCGGCCTCGAAGCGGGCCAGGAGGGCCGCGGCGGCGGCGCGGTCCAGCGCCTGGTGGGCCGCCGGCGGGGCCGGTTTCGCCGGTACGGCCGGTTTCCCCGCGGGTGGGGCGGCGGCCTTGCCCGACGCCTTCGGGTCGGGCGGCGGGGTCGCGGCGGCCGTGACGGCGGCGAGGAGGAGCGCGGTGAAGACCAGGGCGGAGGGGAAAGTGATCATGGTCGATGGCCTCGGGAAAAGTTGCAGAGATTGGCGTTCCCTTGTTTGTTCCGCCGCCTTCGAAGGCGGCACCACGCCTTTTCGTCCACTCGCGCAAGCTGAAGCTCGCGCCACGGCTTGCGAGGGGGTCACTCCCCCACGGGGCCGCGCCGGAGGCTGTCCTCCACGCCCAGGATGATCCGGGGCGAGCGCCGGGGGTCCAGCCAGCGGAGGAGGCGCTCCATGTCGGGGCGGTCGAGGGTGACGCAGCCGGATACCCGGGCGCCGGGCCTCGGCGACAGGCAGAGGAAGATCGCGCTGCCCAACCCGGCCCGGACCGGGTGCATGTTGTACTGCACCACCAGGGCCAGGGCGTACTGCTCGTCGGCCCGGCGGAGCTTCTCCAGTTCGCGGCGGCTCTGGAGGGGGCGGGGCGAACGGAGCGGGCGGTTGTATCGCGGCGAGACGGGGTTGACCACCCAGTAGTCCTGGTCGGTGACGGCGATGTACTCCATGGCGGTGTCGGCCCGGGGCGCGTACCCGAAGGCGGGCCCCAGGGCGTAGGAACCCGAGGGGACGCGCTGGTCGCCCTCGCGCTTGAGGCCCGGCGGGGCGAGCCCGACCTTGCCCACGCCGGCGCGGATAGAGTCCACGGCCCGCCAGCGGCCGCCGTCCTTTTGCATCAGGTGGATCGCCCCATCGGGGATCCCGAGCGCCGGGGCGACCAGGAGCAGGGCCTGGGTGCCCGGCACGGCGCCGGGGGAGTGAGCCTCGATGGCCGCCATCAGGTCCGCCGTGGGGGAGGGCGGGGGGCCCGTGTCGCCGCCGGGTGTCCCGCCGGGAAGGCCCGTGCCCGGCCCGGTGCCCGGGACGCTCCCGCCGGCGCCGGTGGCCCCGTCTCCGCCGGGGGGCGTGACGGACCCCCCCGGCGGGGCGACCGTCCCGCCCGGGAGCGAGGGGGTTCCCCCCGAAGGGATGACGGTCCCGGGCGGAGGCCCGGAACCCGGCGACCCGGGATCGGCGGGGGGGGTGGGACCAGTCCCGCCGAAGGGGTTGAAGAAGAGGATGACGGCCCCGGCGGCCAGCCCGACCCCCAGCAGGCCCAGGAGGACCCACGGCCAGGGGCTGCGGCGGGGCGCGCGGGCGCGGGGCGAGGACGCCCGCGCCGGGGCCGGGGGGCGGACGCCGGCGGGGGCCGGGACGGGGCCCGACGGGGGCCCGAACCCTGCCGGGGGAGGGTAGGCTCCCGGGGGGGCGGCGGGCGGCGGGAGGTACGGCGGCGGCGTGGTCCAGGGGCCGGGTGCGGGCGGCGGGGCGATGGCGTAGGTTCGCGTGGCCGAGGACGCGTCGAGGCGGGTCGGCCCCCCCGGCGGCATCGGGACCGTCCGGGCCCCGCGGGCCTGTTCGGTCTGGGCCTGGGTGGCGACCCGGGCCGTGTCACCGGCCAGGAGCGTCGGGAAGGGCGTCGCGGGGCCCCGCTGCGCCAGGGACAGGGAGGCGCGGAAAGCGTCGGCGAAGGCCGTGACGCTGGCGAAGCGGCGCTCGGGGAACTTGTCCAGGGCCCGCATCACCGTGGCGGCCATCTCGGCGGAACAGCGGTCCTGGCCGGGGGTGAGGGGCGGCGGCGGCTCGGTGATGATCTTCATGAGGACGCCGGTCAGCGTCTCGGCCTTGAAGGGGACCTCCCCCCGGAGCAACTCGTAGGCGATGACGCCCAGGGAGAACTGGTCCGAGGGCGCTTCGACCCGCTCCCCCCGGGCCTGTTCGGGGCTCATGTAGGTGGCCGTCCCCACCGCGACGCCGGCGCGGGTCTGGGCCAGCCCCTGGAGGAGCCGGGCCACGCCGAAGTCCACGAGCTTCACCGTCCCGTCGGCGGTCACGAAGAGATTGGCGGGCTTGACGTCACGGTGGACGATGCCGTGCTTGTGGGCGCACTCCAGCCCGGAAGCCGCCTGGGCGACGAGGTCGACGACCTGCTCGTGGGGGAGGCGCCCGGACGCCGTCATCAACTGCTTGAGGTCCTGGCCCTCCAGGAGTTCCATGACGATGTAGGGCGACCCGTTTTCCTCGTCCATGTCGTGGATGGCGACGATGTTGGGGTGGTGGAGCCGGGCGAGGGCCTGGGCCTCCTTGAGGAAGCGCTCGTAGGCGTCCCGGTCCTCGGTGAGGTGGCCGAACATGGTCTTGATGGCCACCCCCCGGTCCAGGCGGCGGTCGTAGCCTTTGTAGACCACCCCCATGGCGCCCTTGCCCAGGGTCTCGACGATCTCGTATTTCCCGATGCGCTGGACCATGACGCCTTCCCGGCCCGCCGTCTAGCCGTCCAGGAGGACGGGGCCCGGCTCCGCGGCCCCGGGGGCCGGGCGACGGGTGATGGACACCGCGGAGAGCACCGCCACGAGGAGGCACAGACCGACGGCCGCCAGCCAGCACCAGCGGAACGCTCCCAGGAGGGACGGGGGAAGGGTGGCCCCCTTCGCCAGCAGGTGGATGTCCCCGGGGAACAGGGTGGTGAAGATGCTTTCGAAGAGGCAGACACCCAGGATCATGCCCAGGCGGCTGAAGAGGTTGAACACCCCCGAGGTGGAACCCTGTTCCCCCGCCGGGGCGAGGCGCATGACGTGGTTGGCGTTGGGCGAGAGGAACAGGGCCAGGGAAGCCCCCTGCCAGGCCAGGAAGACCAGTGCCGACCCCAGCCCGGGCGTCTGCAGGTCGAGGGCGAAAAAGAGGCAGGCCCCGGATGCGGAAGCCATGCCCAGGGTGCAGAGGACGGTGGGGGGGAGGCGGTCCGAGAGCCGGCCGGCCAGGGGGCCCACGAGCATGAGGGCGACGGAGTAGATCATCAGCACGAAGCCCGTCTGCTGGGGGGGCAACCCCTTGCCGTACTCCAGGAAGAAGGGCATGAGGAAGTTGTTCCCGGCGATGACCATGGTGGCGGCCATGAAGGCGATCAGCGCCACGTCCAGGCGCCGGATGGCGAAGAGGGACAGCTTGAGCAGGGGGGCGGGGCAGCGGGTCTCCCGTCGGAGGAAGAGGAACAGGAAGACCAGAGCGATGCCGAAGGCCGTCAGGATGGGGGGCGAGCCCCAGCCGTGTTCCGTCCCGTTGTTCAGGGCGTAGACGAGGCCCAGGATCGCCAGGAAGCTGAAGAGGGCCCCGGGGTAGTCGAAGGGCTCCCGCTCCCTCGCCGTCGCCTCCCGGGAGTCGTCCGGGAGGAAGCGGCGCCCGGCGAGGATGGCCATGCCCCCGATGGGGATGTTGATGAGGAAGATCCAGTGCCAGGAGAGATACCCGGTGACCACGCCCCCCAGCGGGGCGCCCACGGCGACGCCGAGGGCGGCCGACGTGGAGACGAGGCCGAACGCCCAACCGCGCAGGGTCTCGGGCAGGAACTTCGAGAGGGCCGCATAACCGGAGATGATGATCATGGCGGCCCCGAAGCCCTGGACGAACCGGGCGCCGATCAGGCTGAGCAGGGTGGGCGCGATGCCGCAGAGCAGGGACGCCCCCCCGAAAACCGCGAAACCCAGGAGCAGGAGCCGCCGTGCGCCGAGCCGGTCGGAGAGCTTGCCGAAAACCAGGGTGGTGCTGCTCAGGGAGAGCATGTAGCAGAGGATCACCCGGGAAACGTCGCTCATGGAAGCCCTGAAACCCTGGGCGATGGCGGGGAGGGAAACGTTGACGATGTAGGCGTCCAGGGTGGCCATGAAGGAGGCGAAGCAGACCATGACGATGGTGGGGAGGTGCTCGCTGCGCTGCGGGTCCATTTCAGACCCTCACCTTCAACCCGTCGTACGCCATGACCACCTTCGGCGGCTTCCCCTCGGCGTGGAGTTCCGCGTAACGGCGGGTCTGTTTCAGGAAACGGTCGAGGAGGTAGTCGTTGCAGGTGTGTTCGCTGTGGTAGAGGCAGAGGCGGGGTATCTCCGCCTTCACCGCCAGTTCCACCGCCGTGATGTTATTGGAGTGGCCCCAGTTCTCCCGGACCGTGAAGGCGTCCTTGAGGGAGTACTGGGCGTCCATGATGATCAGGTCGGCGCCCCGGCAGAAATCGACGAAGGGGTAGTAGTCGGCGTCGAGGTTGTCCTTGTGCTCGGCGTCGGTGGTGTAGACGACGCTGCGCCCGCCCAGTTCGAAACGGTACCCGTAGGAGTCGCCCGGGTGGTTCTGCCGGATGAGCCGGACCGTCACCCCCCCGATGACGTGGGCCCGTTCGGTCTGCAGGGTGTTGAAGCTCAGGTCGGCCTCCATGGCTTCGAGGGAGACCGGGAAAAAGGGCGGCGACATCTGCCGGGCGAAAGGGGTGCGCATATCCGCGTGGCCACCGTAGACGAGAACCCGGTTGCCGGGGATGTAGGCGGGGGTGAAGAAGGGGAAGCCCTGGATGTGGTCCCAGTGGAAGTGGGAGACGAAGAGGTGGAAGGTGGCGGGGAAAGAGGCCTTTCCCCGGTGGACGAGGTCCATGACGTGCTGGCCGAAGTCCCGCAGGCCGCTTCCGGCGTCGCAGAGGATGTAGGCGTCCCCGCCCGTGACCTCCACGCAGGAGGTGTTGCAGCCGTAGGCGCCGCGCACCGCGAAGGGGAGCGCCCGGAACATCCGGTTGAGGCGGCAGGGTGTGCTGGCCCGCGCCCGCGCCGCGGCCTTCATGGCCTTGCGGATCTTGGAATGGACCGCGGCCGAGGTCAGCGACGCCGGGAGCGAGCCTCGCGTTCCCCAGAAACAGACGTGCATGGCCGGCCCTCCTCGTGAATGTCGCTCGACGGAACCCTTCCCCGAGTATACGTTAGCCGGGCACAAAATACCACACTCAAAGTCGCCGCCCCCCCAAGAAGGCGGGGGGCGGCGGGGTCAGGTTCAGGCGCCGATGTCGGCGGTGCAATGCGGGCACTTCACGGCCTTGACGGGGATGGCGGTGGCGCAGAGGGGGCAGTCCCGGGTGTCGGGCGGGGCGGGGGGCGGTTCCCGGCGCATGCGGTTGATCTGCTTGATGACGATGAAGATGGCGAAGGCGATGAGGATGAAGTCCAGGATCGTGTTGAGGAACGCCCCGTAACCGATCACCGGCGCCCCCGCGTCACGGGCCGCCTTCAGCGTCTGGTAGTGAACCTCGGAGAGGTTGATGAACAGGTTGTTGAAGTCGATCTTGCCCAGGAGCAGTCCCAGGGGGGGCATCAGGACCTCGTTGACGAACGAGGTCACGATCTTGCCGAACGCGGCGCCGATGATGACACCGACGGCCAGGTCGACGACGCTCCCTTTCATGGCGAACTCGCGGAATTCCTTCATCATGCCCATGGTAACCTCCAGCGGGATTTGGGTCGATCAAACGGAAACCCGGAGCCGGTAGTCAGGAGCCGGGAGTCGGAAGGCCCGCCGGTGACGTGGAGGGGCCCCGGCTTTCCGTGCGACCGGTAGGTTTGACCCCCACGCCCCGCAGCCGGGGGTCGAAGGTGCCGGGCGTGCATCCCGATGCTGAAATCCAACAAGGACAAAACGTTCTGAACTCCTCCTCCTGGCTCCCCGCTCCGGACTTCTGAACGATTATACCCCGACTTTTTTCCGCCACGGCAAGAAAACGTGGACATCCACCCAGGCGGGCGATACAATCCCCCTCTCGCGCGGGAGGCCGGGAGAGCCCGGTGTCACGCCCGGGCGGGGCGCCGGGGCATGACGTCCCGACGACGGGATCGGGGGAACGCGCCGTCCTCCGTCTCCCAGCGCTACCGGAGGAGACCCGATGAAAAGAGCCCTGTTGCCTGCCTGCCTGATCACCCTCGCCGTCCCCGCCCTCCTGGCCGGAGACCGGGCGGAGGGAACCCCCAAACCCGTCAAGGGGACCACCATGAACGAGACGACCTACGACATCCGCCCGACCCTGGCCGCCTTCGCCCCCGTCGAACTCCGCGTGGACACCTCCTTCCTGAGCGAGGCGGAGAAAAAGGTCCTCCGGAAGCTCTCGGAAGCCGCCGGCCTGATGGACGAGATCTTCCTGCGGCAGG
The sequence above is a segment of the Acidobacteriota bacterium genome. Coding sequences within it:
- a CDS encoding L,D-transpeptidase family protein, with product MITFPSALVFTALLLAAVTAAATPPPDPKASGKAAAPPAGKPAVPAKPAPPAAHQALDRAAAAALLARFEADNPGCPPLAESRQLLLAVNLQPECPWARFFTFERPAPGQPWKIVTGPLDVHVGKRGFAPFGKKVAGDRKTPSGLFPLGTAFGYAPSAVTKLDYRPATARDCWVDDPRSPDYNRWVSKPPPAGVSHEKMRRADDLYRLGLVIRYNEDPIVPGKGSAIFLHIRRTDRVGTAGCVAMLPAEVAALLAWLDQAACPVILMGSRAELETLRLPRAPASGKAGQ
- a CDS encoding MoxR family ATPase; protein product: MTETEQIRKLKDNIGKALFGKDDVAELAIISLLSGGHLLIEDVPGVGKTTLAHALARSIDGTFKRIQFTSDLLPSDIVGVSILDGDQKTFHFRPGPVFANIVLADEINRATPKTQSALLEAMNERRVTLDNETHSLPAPFLVLATENPVEYHGTFPLPESQMDRFFMRIRIGYPGVEDEKRILTDLRGQDALNGLEPVMKAQEVIALSEAIERTAMDESILDYILAIVTETRKREPFHVGISPRGSQALHRAAKAHALLEGRTFCIPDDVKSMAVPVLSHRVILKRRFSRIYNMREEAETAILELLESLPVPV
- a CDS encoding PAS domain S-box protein yields the protein MKKLTPVRIVAFQALVLVALLALAQAILRALGQSPDLGGLPGLVAVALPIGLSAGFLHVLIAWQNADLHRTQLRLRESLELFDLTLGALEEAVLLLDPETGVIVQSNDAVRKIFGYEETEIHGQDTRRLHTGDDAFTRFEEEMKRTTGTMGFLRTECEMKRKNGECFPAELFIRPNRKRGGPFRVICVIRDLTEKKRMEAEAARVQRLESLALMAGGIAHDFNNMITAILGNLDLARMPLPPGGETHARLTEAEAATLNAKELARQLLTFAKGGDPVRKVTQLEPVIRQLVGLSVRGSNVKAAVSIAPGLWPVEADEGQIGQVIANLVVNAVQAMPEGGEIRVRAENFVVESSRVLPLREGRYLKITFRDEGVGIAREHLPRIFDPYFTTKPDGSGLGLATCYTIILKHDGFIDVESWVGTGSLFTVYLPATGGVARRSREARAVPIRGAGRVLVMDDEMVVRSVVGELARTLGYRVVCASGGEQAVELFQRWADEGEPFDAVILDLTVPGGMGAREAVRKILAIDGEARVIVSSGYSDNPVLRDFKAHGFCDSITKPYTSLELSRVLNRVTGSGDVPEDGERDPGSGPAGEQGDP
- a CDS encoding OmpA family protein; the protein is MRQIVWPALVTLTLAAALSGCSPAKKPVEAKPAPQAPQPPPPPLQPVEPGIEAEVVSLPEKAVVIYREREFGETPVNLHLTDLGDLSRVVARRDGKDYVEKRVRILSPERVQITFRFGEPTGSLKALGFAKAVVFDYSDRAVFDVDKADLKPEVLPVLELQAAFLVQHFGDVPVYVCGHTDNTGGKAHNLALSLDRAQAVAACLERHQVPKDRMRVQGYGPDYPLDSNDTPEGRALNRRTELVLPE
- a CDS encoding protein kinase, yielding MKGREDYRLAHLRDLLGGQYRFEGVLGEGGSAVVYRVTNLRLGRFEALKVLTTGRPDDPGFGVRFTNEAKLAATLDHPNIVKVYDFGIDEGIFWYTMQYVDGPTLDRVYRSTGPLIERAIAQIAVPLLDALDYIHRNRIVHRDIKPANIIIDEACRPYLMDFGIARSADAMKLTQTGILVGTPVYLSPEVVSGLEPDGQSDIYSLGVTFYELLTGEFPFPAASTVQAIFSRMHGDPVPLSERRPEMDPRHEAIIMRSLERERGDRYPNAGRMRDDYLALLRAVGEPPGPALEASFGTKLWLGNEIVPTEGALYDPTLRARIAPVRRWRKPPGKRLLTWAVGLTGLVAVAIVLLWAAWDRSPSGPAGGEAPSAPGAAGKSPSVSGTPSASVVIPAADGRNASRPAAEAGATSPAPARKPAASGPPASGDARRAGPLPGASAPEPLVRRPVRPPQLLDRATIRLPEGIPEGCRGRTVSVSVIVGEDGRVKTSRVLSAVAPECGRAALQAVARYVFKPAVDARGQPVEAATAVSVELF